The window GGGCGAACCGCGCCGCTTCGAGGCCAGCCTCCTTGCGCGCTTCTGACCTGCGGCGGCTGAAGGAGCGGGCGACGCGCAACGTCGCGTGGCTCCACCGCTGGCTGGGCGTCGCCACCTGCGTCATCTTCGCCTTGTGGTTCGCGAGCGGCGCGGTGCTGCTGTTCATGCCGTTTCCCTCGCTGCCGCGCGCCGATCAGCTCGCGCTGGAGCGTGCGGTCGACGTGGCTGCGGTGCGGGTGTCGCCCGGCACCGCGATCGCGGCGGCCGGAACGCGCGCTGCCGGCGTACGGCTGGTGCAGCGTGGCGAGCGCCCCGCCTATGTCGTGACGGGGGAAAATGATATTTCCCGGGCGATCGACGCGCGCACCGGGGCCGCGCTGCCGCTGCTGTCTGCCGGTGCGGCGCGGCGGATCGCCGTCGACGCGATCGGGCCCGGCGCGACGGTCGGTCCGCCGGCGGACTACGATCAATGGATCGTCCACAACCGCTTCGACGCCTTTCGCCCCTTCTACCGCATCGACGCGAACGATGCAGCGGGCACGCGTTACTATCTCTCCGCGCGCAGCGGGGAGCTGATGCAGCGCACCGATGCCGCGGGGCGGGGCTGGAACTGGATCGGTGCGGTACTGCACTGGGCCTATTTCACGCCGCTGCGCGCCGATTTCACCGCCTGGGACCGGACGGTCTGGTGGGTGTCGCTGGTGGCGCTGATCGTCGCGGTCACCGGCACCGTGCTCGGCATCGTCCGCACGATCGCCGCGCAGCGGCAGCGGCGGCCTTCGCTCACCTTCTACCGGCTTCGCTGGATGCGCTGGCATCACCTGCTCGGCCTGTTCGCCGGCATCTTCGTGCTGGGCTGGATCCTGAGCGGCTGGCTGTCAATGGATCACGGCAGGCTCTTCTCGCGCGGGCAACCGCTAGAGGCGCAGGCGCGCCGGTACCAGGGCATGACGGCAGGACGAGGCTTCGCGATCGATCCGCAGGCGTTGCGGGCCCTTGGCGGTGCGCACGAGATCGGCTTCACCCAGGTCGCCGGACGTGCGCTGGCGACCGGATGGTGGCCCGCGGGCACCGCGCGCCGCGTCCTGGGCGACGGAGTTGTGGTCCCTGACGCCGCGCTGCTCGATTTCGCGCGACAGGGCGTCGCTGCCGGGTGGCCCGGCGGCCCTGGATCGGTTTCCCGACGCGTCCCACCCACCAGCCTCTATGCGCTGGCCGAGGGCTGGCCCGCGACGGCCATCCTGATGACCGATCCCGGGGGTATCAGGCCGGACATCGCCATCGACGGCGCGGACGGCAGGATCCTGACGGTGATGGATCCCAGTCGCAAGGCATATGCCTGGATCTACTATGCGCTTCACACCTTCAACGTGCCGGGGCTTTCGGACCACCAGCGTTGGCGGAAGGCGACGGTTCTGGTTCCCCTGGTATTCGGCTTTATCTTCAGCGTGACCGGCGTCGTGCTCGGGATGGAGCGGATAAGAAAACAGCTTCGACAAGGAAAAGTTAGATGAAAGATGCCCTGTTTCTCATGAAGCCCGGTTTCGTCAATGCCGGACTGGGCCCGTTCTATTGCGGCGATTCCGTCTCGGTCGAGGGCATGCTGGGCTTCTTCCCCGAACTTCGCGATCGGATCGACGTGCATTACATCGACTTTCCCAGGCCTCGCCGGGCCATTGCGGACCTGATCGGCGCCGATCACCAGTCGGTGCCGGTACTGATCCTCGCCGACGACGCACAGACGGACGACGACATCGAACATCGTGTCGGAAACGGCCGACGGTTCATCGATGACGAGAAGGTCATCCGGCACTATCTGTCGCGGTCCCATGGCCTCCCCGAAGCGGGCTGAGGGAATTTTCCGTAAAGGGCCGCTGTCATGCCGGGCAGGCTGGATCGCCATTCGGCCCTGACGGCCTGCCGCATCCCGGCCTGTGGCCGATCCGGGCAGCGACGGTGAAAAAGCGACATCTATATGCCAGCACTATGCGATTTCCCGGAATCGCTCTCGAAATGCTACGCGATATGGGCCTAATCGCGCGTCCCTGAAGGCGGTCGTCACGTGACGATCGCTCCGTAAGGGGTGCAGGAATGAAGGTGTATCAAGCGGTCGTCGCCG of the Sphingomonas adhaesiva genome contains:
- a CDS encoding PepSY domain-containing protein, which codes for MRASDLRRLKERATRNVAWLHRWLGVATCVIFALWFASGAVLLFMPFPSLPRADQLALERAVDVAAVRVSPGTAIAAAGTRAAGVRLVQRGERPAYVVTGENDISRAIDARTGAALPLLSAGAARRIAVDAIGPGATVGPPADYDQWIVHNRFDAFRPFYRIDANDAAGTRYYLSARSGELMQRTDAAGRGWNWIGAVLHWAYFTPLRADFTAWDRTVWWVSLVALIVAVTGTVLGIVRTIAAQRQRRPSLTFYRLRWMRWHHLLGLFAGIFVLGWILSGWLSMDHGRLFSRGQPLEAQARRYQGMTAGRGFAIDPQALRALGGAHEIGFTQVAGRALATGWWPAGTARRVLGDGVVVPDAALLDFARQGVAAGWPGGPGSVSRRVPPTSLYALAEGWPATAILMTDPGGIRPDIAIDGADGRILTVMDPSRKAYAWIYYALHTFNVPGLSDHQRWRKATVLVPLVFGFIFSVTGVVLGMERIRKQLRQGKVR
- a CDS encoding DUF3088 domain-containing protein, whose product is MKDALFLMKPGFVNAGLGPFYCGDSVSVEGMLGFFPELRDRIDVHYIDFPRPRRAIADLIGADHQSVPVLILADDAQTDDDIEHRVGNGRRFIDDEKVIRHYLSRSHGLPEAG